One genomic region from bacterium encodes:
- a CDS encoding adenosine-specific kinase, which produces MKIETVKINFPEGANIIFGQSHFIKTVEDLYEAMVNSVPSARFGIAFSEASGDRLVRFDGNDEGLTKIATKNLMAISSGHCFLIIMQDCFPINVLGAVKAVPEVCNIFCATANQVEAIIARNEAGNGAILGVIDGEAPLGAEDEEAKTCRYGFLRKIGYKK; this is translated from the coding sequence ATGAAGATCGAAACCGTCAAAATAAACTTTCCCGAAGGCGCGAATATTATCTTCGGACAGTCGCATTTTATTAAAACCGTCGAGGATCTTTATGAAGCTATGGTTAATTCTGTGCCTTCCGCCAGATTCGGCATAGCGTTCTCCGAGGCCTCTGGCGATAGGCTCGTTCGTTTCGATGGTAACGATGAAGGCCTCACCAAAATCGCAACCAAGAACCTTATGGCCATTTCCTCCGGCCACTGCTTCTTGATAATCATGCAGGATTGCTTTCCCATAAATGTTCTCGGTGCGGTGAAGGCGGTGCCCGAGGTGTGCAATATCTTCTGTGCGACTGCAAATCAAGTTGAAGCAATTATAGCGAGAAACGAAGCCGGCAACGGGGCAATATTGGGTGTGATCGATGGCGAGGCACCTCTCGGCGCCGAGGATGAAGAGGCTAAAACCTGCCGGTATGGTTTTCTCAGAAAAATAGGATACAAGAAATAA
- a CDS encoding MBL fold metallo-hydrolase produces MNIKKLIVGQIETNCYLVYDDNKNCIVIDPGGEAEKINSELINLELKPSLIVLTHAHCDHIMAAPFLRTHYSAKIYVHESDAQALSDPQLNLSALFDEQMTFKADVLIKDKDAVSAGELDFEVLHTPGHSPGGISLYSKGVLFAGDAIFKRGIGRTDLPGGDYDELMRSIQKLFKLPVNTVVYPGHGPQTTIGEEKFNFR; encoded by the coding sequence ATGAATATCAAGAAATTAATAGTAGGGCAAATAGAAACCAATTGTTATCTGGTCTATGACGATAATAAAAATTGTATAGTTATAGATCCAGGAGGCGAAGCAGAAAAAATTAACTCCGAACTCATTAATTTAGAACTTAAGCCCTCTCTAATTGTGCTGACACACGCGCATTGCGACCACATAATGGCTGCTCCATTCCTGAGAACTCATTATTCAGCAAAGATTTATGTTCATGAATCAGATGCACAAGCGCTTTCTGATCCTCAATTAAATTTAAGCGCCTTATTCGATGAGCAAATGACATTTAAAGCCGATGTTTTAATTAAAGATAAAGACGCTGTTTCTGCAGGAGAGTTAGATTTCGAGGTGTTACATACACCAGGGCACAGCCCGGGTGGAATATCGTTATACTCCAAAGGTGTGCTTTTCGCCGGAGATGCGATTTTCAAAAGGGGCATTGGAAGAACAGACCTTCCCGGAGGAGATTATGACGAGCTAATGAGATCGATTCAGAAACTATTTAAACTACCTGTGAATACCGTAGTTTATCCCGGTCACGGCCCGCAAACAACTATAGGCGAGGAAAAATTCAATTTTAGATAA
- a CDS encoding tetratricopeptide repeat protein, with protein MLKSNTFLFILVMMVFLFGCTGGRLTEEEYLTQAKQMLAEGNIEDAIYNYSSLVKFYPESENLQMYETQLFDLTIQAAEKYAGTPKEETYIAEALSMANVYGDTLAYWVKYRIANKTAQVDQEKASVLFKAIPIDGYYFAAQMALGKGHYKDAIEAYEKLLELYPNDAGNYKAIFLIGFNYSEYLKDYEKAKLYFERVLANYPECDLRPSAEWMLENMGKSPEDIEFIENEQPSV; from the coding sequence ATGCTCAAATCTAATACCTTTTTATTTATTCTTGTAATGATGGTTTTTCTCTTTGGTTGCACAGGAGGAAGACTTACAGAAGAAGAATATCTGACTCAAGCCAAACAGATGCTCGCTGAAGGTAATATCGAGGATGCTATATATAATTACAGTAGTCTCGTTAAATTTTACCCAGAATCTGAAAACCTCCAAATGTATGAAACTCAGCTCTTTGACCTCACTATTCAGGCTGCGGAAAAATATGCTGGGACACCCAAAGAAGAAACCTACATTGCCGAAGCCCTTAGCATGGCGAATGTCTATGGAGATACGCTTGCATATTGGGTAAAATATCGCATTGCCAACAAAACCGCACAAGTAGATCAGGAAAAAGCTAGCGTGCTTTTTAAAGCTATTCCCATCGATGGATATTATTTTGCGGCACAGATGGCGCTTGGTAAAGGCCATTATAAAGATGCTATTGAAGCCTATGAAAAGCTTCTTGAGCTTTATCCCAATGATGCTGGGAATTATAAGGCAATTTTCTTGATTGGATTTAATTACTCCGAATATCTGAAGGATTATGAAAAAGCCAAGTTATATTTTGAACGAGTTCTTGCTAACTACCCTGAATGCGATCTTAGACCGAGCGCCGAATGGATGCTTGAAAACATGGGTAAATCTCCCGAAGACATCGAGTTTATAGAGAACGAACAGCCATCTGTTTAA